The Acidobacteriota bacterium genome has a segment encoding these proteins:
- a CDS encoding DUF507 family protein, with the protein MKMSPDKMSYLSDKITRALHSEKSLRIDAPREEIYRQVALTLKHDAQREADIEEKVRRKIESIKRRIQEDTPEWSTLFRQYYEEEVFKIHAVRKTWQ; encoded by the coding sequence ATGAAGATGTCGCCGGACAAGATGTCCTATCTTTCGGACAAGATAACGCGGGCGCTACATTCCGAAAAATCGCTCCGTATTGACGCGCCGCGCGAGGAGATTTACCGACAGGTGGCGCTCACCCTCAAGCACGACGCCCAGCGCGAGGCGGACATCGAAGAGAAGGTGCGCCGGAAGATCGAGTCCATCAAGCGCCGCATCCAGGAGGACACGCCCGAGTGGAGCACCCTTTTCCGCCAGTACTACGAGGAGGAGGTGTTCAAGATTCACGCCGTCCGCAAGACGTGGCAGTGA
- a CDS encoding peptide ABC transporter substrate-binding protein: MRVEGALALWGLLSCTACFSPPADFTFINGAEPQTLDPAIATGVPENRIISSLFEGLTTRHPETLEPLPGMAESWDVSDDGHVYTFRIREDARWSNGEPFTAHDFVYSWRRALTPETAAQYSYQLWYIKNAEKFNAGEISDFSEVGVRALDDRTLEVTLENPTPYFVSLTSFYTLFPVHRGTVERWGDEWIKPEHIVTNGPFLLRDWRLRHEIYLVKNPRYWDAENVALRSVRVLPSENANTAFNLYEKGTADWHGSMPAHLTDLLLERPDVHVAPYLGTYFVRVNVTRPPLDDPRVRLALFQSVRREDIVRYITRGGEVPAYTFTPPMHGYEPPEAPGYDPEEARRLLAEAGYPGGRGLRKLVYLYNTLEGHRDIAEVLQQQWKENLGVDIELLNQEWKVYLNSQRNLEYDLSRSGWIGDYVDPNTFLDMFVTGGGNNATGWSNEEYDALIARAARTDDHAERMRIFRRAERILVMDGPPVIPLYYYVVRWMYPPYVRGAPPNLLGELFLKNIWIEKEGV, translated from the coding sequence ATGCGAGTCGAAGGCGCCTTGGCGCTTTGGGGGCTGCTTTCCTGCACGGCGTGCTTCAGCCCGCCGGCAGATTTCACGTTCATAAACGGCGCCGAGCCGCAGACCCTCGACCCCGCGATCGCAACCGGCGTCCCCGAGAACCGAATCATCAGCAGCCTCTTCGAGGGCCTCACGACGCGCCACCCCGAGACGCTCGAGCCGCTCCCCGGCATGGCCGAATCGTGGGACGTCTCGGACGACGGACACGTCTACACGTTCCGTATCCGGGAGGACGCCCGGTGGTCGAACGGCGAGCCGTTCACGGCGCATGATTTCGTATACTCGTGGCGGCGGGCGCTCACGCCCGAGACGGCCGCGCAGTATTCCTACCAGCTCTGGTACATCAAGAACGCCGAGAAATTCAACGCGGGCGAAATTTCGGATTTCTCCGAGGTGGGCGTCCGCGCCCTCGACGACCGCACGCTCGAGGTCACGCTCGAGAACCCCACGCCCTACTTCGTCTCGCTCACCTCGTTCTACACGCTCTTCCCAGTGCACCGGGGAACCGTCGAGCGGTGGGGCGACGAGTGGATCAAGCCGGAGCACATCGTCACGAACGGCCCCTTCCTGCTCAGGGACTGGCGACTCCGACACGAGATCTACCTCGTGAAGAACCCCCGATACTGGGACGCCGAAAACGTCGCGCTCCGGAGCGTCCGCGTCCTTCCCTCCGAGAACGCGAATACCGCCTTCAACCTTTACGAAAAGGGCACGGCCGATTGGCATGGGTCCATGCCCGCGCACCTCACGGACCTCCTGCTCGAGCGCCCGGACGTGCACGTGGCGCCCTACCTAGGCACGTATTTCGTGCGCGTGAACGTCACGCGCCCGCCGCTCGACGACCCGCGCGTGCGCCTGGCGCTTTTCCAGAGCGTCCGGCGCGAGGACATCGTCCGGTACATCACTCGAGGCGGCGAGGTGCCCGCCTACACTTTCACGCCGCCCATGCACGGCTACGAGCCGCCGGAGGCCCCGGGCTACGACCCCGAGGAGGCGCGCCGCCTCCTCGCCGAGGCGGGCTACCCGGGCGGCCGGGGGCTCCGCAAGCTCGTCTACCTCTACAACACGCTCGAAGGGCACCGCGACATCGCCGAGGTCCTCCAGCAGCAGTGGAAAGAGAACCTCGGCGTCGACATCGAGCTTCTGAACCAGGAATGGAAAGTGTATCTCAACTCGCAGCGCAACCTGGAGTACGACCTCTCGCGCTCCGGCTGGATCGGCGACTACGTGGACCCGAACACATTCCTCGACATGTTCGTCACCGGCGGCGGCAACAACGCCACGGGCTGGTCGAACGAGGAGTACGACGCCCTGATCGCCCGGGCCGCCCGGACGGACGACCATGCCGAGCGCATGCGCATCTTTCGCCGCGCCGAGCGGATCCTCGTCATGGACGGGCCGCCCGTCATTCCCCTCTATTACTACGTCGTCAGGTGGATGTACCCGCCCTACGTCCGCGGGGCGCCGCCGAATCTCCTGGGGGAACTTTTTCTGAAGAACATCTGGATTGAGAAGGAAGGCGTGTAG